A window from Methylocystis sp. MJC1 encodes these proteins:
- the leuS gene encoding leucine--tRNA ligase, producing the protein MRPDRYNFAESEPRWQKIWEGAQVFKAGTKPEAPKYYVLEMFPYPSGRLHMGHVRNYSMGDVIARYMRAKGFDVLHPMGWDAFGLPAENAAAQTGAHPAKWTYANIAAMRAQLKTLGLSLDWSREIATCDPEYYGRQQKLFLDFLKAGIVDRKKSKVNWDPVDMTVLANEQVIDGRGWRSGALVEQRELTQWFLKITSYSVELLEALDTLERWPDKVRLMQRNWIGRSEGMLVRFALAQPLDDAREVEVFTTRPDTLFGAKFVALAADHPLAKAAAAKNPELAAFCDECRRGGTSAEAIETAEKQGFDTGLRVAHPFDPSWTLPVYVANFILMDYGTGAIFGCPAHDQRDLDFATKYGLGFTPVVCPEGVHEGDLQAKILHSGEAFDGDGKLVNSSFLDGFTVEQAKEEVANRLETTALFNAPQGVRKVNYKLRDWGVSRQRYWGCPIPIIHCETCGPVPVPDADLPVKLPEDVTFDQPGNPLDRHPTWKNVPCPSCGKPARRETDTMDTFVDSSWYYARFTDPHNTEAPAAPEALKRWLPVDQYIGGIEHAILHLLYSRFFARAMRDSGHAAVSEPFAGLFTQGMVVHETYRAHGQWVSPAAIRIESGEGGRRAFLLDSGAEVDIGPIEKMSKSKKNTVDPDDIVASYGADTARLFVLSDSPPDRDVIWSDEGAQGAWRFVQRLWRITGELGRVAAPLGAEAPAEIGAEALKVRKATHKTVAQVSDNIERLRFNSAIARIREYVNELTAALDAVTETPVGADLAFAFREAADALARLVAPMTPHVAEECWADLGHKGLVSEASWPIAEPALVAQDMISLPVQVNGKKRAEILVAHDADEESIRKEALAQEGVIRAIEGKPLKKFILVPKRIVNVVV; encoded by the coding sequence ATGAGACCCGACCGCTATAATTTCGCCGAATCCGAGCCGCGCTGGCAGAAGATCTGGGAGGGGGCGCAAGTCTTCAAGGCGGGGACGAAGCCTGAGGCGCCTAAATATTACGTGCTGGAGATGTTCCCCTATCCGTCGGGGCGTCTCCACATGGGCCATGTCCGCAACTATTCCATGGGCGACGTCATCGCCCGCTACATGCGCGCCAAGGGCTTCGACGTTCTGCATCCGATGGGCTGGGACGCCTTCGGCCTGCCGGCGGAAAACGCCGCGGCGCAGACCGGCGCGCATCCGGCCAAATGGACCTACGCCAATATCGCCGCCATGCGCGCCCAGCTCAAAACGCTGGGCCTGTCGCTCGATTGGTCGCGCGAGATCGCCACGTGCGACCCGGAATATTACGGGCGCCAGCAGAAGCTCTTCCTGGATTTCCTGAAGGCGGGCATCGTCGACCGCAAGAAATCCAAGGTGAATTGGGACCCGGTCGATATGACCGTGCTCGCCAATGAGCAGGTCATCGACGGGCGCGGCTGGCGCTCGGGCGCGCTTGTCGAGCAGCGCGAGCTGACCCAGTGGTTCTTGAAGATCACCAGCTATTCCGTCGAGCTTCTCGAAGCGCTCGATACGCTGGAGCGCTGGCCCGACAAGGTGCGCCTCATGCAGCGCAACTGGATCGGCCGCTCGGAAGGCATGCTGGTGCGTTTTGCGCTCGCGCAGCCGCTCGACGACGCGCGCGAGGTCGAGGTCTTCACCACGCGACCGGATACGCTCTTTGGCGCGAAGTTTGTCGCGCTCGCCGCCGATCATCCGCTGGCCAAAGCCGCCGCCGCGAAGAACCCCGAACTCGCCGCCTTCTGCGACGAATGCCGTCGCGGCGGCACCTCGGCGGAGGCGATCGAGACCGCCGAGAAGCAGGGCTTCGATACCGGGCTGCGTGTCGCGCACCCCTTCGACCCCTCATGGACTCTGCCGGTCTATGTCGCGAATTTCATTCTGATGGACTATGGCACGGGCGCGATCTTCGGCTGCCCGGCGCATGACCAGCGCGACCTCGATTTCGCGACCAAATATGGCCTGGGCTTCACGCCTGTGGTGTGCCCTGAAGGCGTCCATGAGGGCGACCTCCAAGCTAAAATCCTGCACAGCGGCGAAGCCTTCGATGGCGACGGCAAGCTCGTGAATTCGTCCTTCCTCGACGGCTTCACCGTCGAGCAGGCCAAGGAGGAAGTCGCCAACCGTCTGGAGACGACGGCGCTGTTCAACGCGCCGCAGGGCGTCCGTAAGGTGAATTACAAGCTGCGCGACTGGGGCGTCTCGCGCCAGCGCTATTGGGGCTGCCCGATCCCCATCATCCATTGCGAGACCTGCGGCCCCGTTCCCGTGCCGGACGCCGATCTGCCGGTGAAGCTGCCCGAGGACGTCACTTTCGATCAGCCCGGCAATCCGCTCGATCGCCATCCGACCTGGAAGAACGTCCCCTGTCCCTCCTGCGGCAAGCCCGCGCGCCGCGAGACCGACACGATGGACACATTCGTCGATTCGTCCTGGTATTACGCGCGCTTCACCGACCCGCATAACACTGAGGCCCCGGCGGCGCCGGAAGCGCTGAAGCGCTGGCTGCCGGTCGACCAATATATTGGCGGGATCGAGCACGCGATCCTGCATCTGCTCTATTCGCGCTTCTTCGCCCGCGCCATGCGCGACAGCGGCCATGCGGCCGTCTCTGAGCCCTTCGCCGGCCTCTTTACGCAGGGCATGGTGGTGCACGAGACCTACCGCGCCCATGGGCAGTGGGTTTCGCCCGCCGCGATCCGTATCGAAAGCGGGGAGGGGGGCCGCCGCGCCTTCCTGCTCGACAGCGGCGCGGAAGTCGACATCGGCCCCATCGAGAAGATGTCGAAGTCGAAGAAGAACACGGTCGACCCCGACGACATCGTGGCGAGCTATGGCGCCGACACTGCCCGGCTCTTCGTGCTCTCCGATAGCCCGCCCGACCGCGACGTGATCTGGTCGGACGAAGGCGCTCAAGGAGCGTGGCGCTTCGTCCAGCGCCTGTGGCGCATCACCGGCGAGCTCGGCCGCGTCGCCGCGCCTCTGGGGGCGGAAGCGCCGGCGGAAATCGGGGCCGAGGCGCTCAAAGTTCGCAAGGCGACACACAAGACCGTCGCCCAGGTGAGCGACAACATCGAGCGTCTGCGCTTCAACAGCGCCATCGCCCGCATCCGCGAATATGTGAATGAGCTGACGGCGGCGCTCGACGCCGTGACGGAAACCCCTGTCGGCGCCGATCTCGCTTTCGCCTTCCGCGAGGCGGCGGATGCGCTCGCGCGTCTCGTCGCGCCGATGACGCCGCATGTGGCCGAGGAGTGTTGGGCCGATCTCGGTCACAAAGGCCTGGTATCTGAGGCGTCATGGCCCATTGCCGAGCCGGCGCTGGTCGCGCAGGATATGATCAGCCTCCCCGTTCAGGTGAACGGCAAGAAGCGTGCGGAAATTCTCGTGGCGCATGACGCCGACGAGGAATCCATTCGCAAGGAGGCGCTGGCTCAGGAGGGCGTCATCCGCGCCATCGAGGGCAAGCCTTTGAAGAAGTTCATTCTCGTGCCGAAGAGGATCGTCAATGTGGTCGTTTGA
- a CDS encoding HdeD family acid-resistance protein gives MTSANTFPTRSTEFHTAHCRAKWGWIVALGALFIVGGIFALFNVFAATIVTVIYIAAAMVIAGAWEIVTAFHIKPWGRAVLWGVVGAITVFAGLATARYPLVAAMSLTALVGALLIAGGIMKLVLAYQLRDLSRWQLIALSGALSFLLGILILAEWPASGLYILGIFLGVNLLFEGVGWVAMGLAAKPAERIAA, from the coding sequence ATGACCAGCGCCAATACTTTTCCAACCCGTTCCACCGAATTCCATACCGCGCATTGCCGGGCCAAGTGGGGCTGGATCGTCGCCCTAGGCGCACTCTTCATCGTCGGCGGCATATTCGCGCTTTTCAACGTGTTCGCGGCCACGATCGTCACCGTGATTTATATCGCCGCGGCTATGGTCATTGCGGGCGCCTGGGAGATTGTCACCGCCTTCCACATCAAACCTTGGGGGCGCGCCGTGCTCTGGGGCGTGGTGGGCGCGATCACCGTCTTCGCGGGATTAGCGACCGCACGCTATCCGCTCGTCGCGGCCATGTCGCTGACTGCGCTGGTCGGCGCGCTGCTGATCGCGGGCGGGATCATGAAGCTTGTCCTTGCGTATCAATTGCGCGACTTGAGCCGCTGGCAGTTGATCGCGCTCTCGGGGGCTCTAAGCTTCCTGCTCGGCATCCTGATTCTCGCCGAGTGGCCCGCGTCGGGGCTTTACATTCTGGGCATTTTCCTCGGCGTGAACCTGCTCTTCGAGGGCGTCGGCTGGGTGGCGATGGGGCTCGCGGCGAAGCCGGCGGAGAGGATAGCAGCGTAA
- a CDS encoding cyclic nucleotide-binding domain-containing protein — MQMTPEDDLDHLTRIPLFAIFEAGALRKLALSSETRLFRSGDTLFRRGEESDGGYILAMGSVGLLPYDDRPPTHVLRPWALIGETALVAASRRPVTARAMEPTTALKIGRAMFHQILEQYPATAARTRDFFRDRLVDFTRHAMTGLSASE, encoded by the coding sequence ATGCAAATGACTCCGGAAGACGATCTCGACCATCTGACGCGCATTCCGCTTTTTGCGATCTTCGAAGCAGGCGCGCTGCGAAAATTGGCGCTCTCTTCGGAGACGCGCCTTTTTCGTTCGGGCGACACGCTTTTTCGTCGCGGCGAAGAGTCCGACGGCGGGTATATCCTTGCGATGGGTTCGGTCGGTCTCTTGCCTTACGACGATCGCCCGCCGACCCATGTTCTGCGCCCCTGGGCGCTGATCGGCGAGACTGCTCTGGTGGCCGCGTCTCGGCGGCCGGTTACGGCGCGCGCGATGGAGCCGACCACGGCGCTCAAAATCGGGCGCGCCATGTTCCATCAAATTCTCGAACAATATCCGGCGACTGCGGCGCGGACTCGGGACTTTTTCCGTGACCGCCTTGTCGATTTCACCCGCCATGCAATGACGGGACTTTCGGCAAGCGAGTAA
- a CDS encoding L,D-transpeptidase family protein: MPRFCATRLSILRVARRIGGKPHEGRLIAGALVIPCALGRAGVTHHKREGDSATPAGRWRILGFYLRKPTPLRAPWRLTRRDDVWCDDPGSFLYNRPLRAPARLSHEEMWRKDRLYDLVGVMDYNIVPRVRGRGSAIFFHIATEELGPTAGCVALRARDMARLAPRLGRKAIIFVD, encoded by the coding sequence ATGCCTCGATTTTGCGCAACGCGCCTCTCGATCCTCCGCGTCGCCCGACGTATCGGCGGCAAGCCGCATGAAGGGCGCCTGATCGCCGGCGCGCTGGTGATCCCCTGCGCCTTGGGCCGCGCGGGCGTCACGCATCACAAGCGCGAGGGCGACAGCGCGACCCCGGCCGGGCGCTGGCGGATTTTGGGCTTCTATCTGAGGAAGCCCACGCCCTTGCGTGCGCCCTGGCGGCTGACGCGGCGCGACGACGTTTGGTGCGACGACCCAGGCAGCTTTCTCTACAACCGCCCGCTCCGGGCGCCGGCGCGCCTGAGCCATGAGGAGATGTGGCGCAAGGACCGGCTCTACGACCTGGTCGGGGTAATGGATTACAACATTGTCCCGCGCGTGCGGGGCAGGGGCAGCGCGATTTTCTTTCACATTGCGACGGAAGAACTCGGCCCGACGGCCGGCTGCGTGGCGCTGCGGGCGCGCGACATGGCGCGGCTGGCGCCCAGGTTGGGTCGGAAGGCGATAATCTTTGTGGATTGA
- a CDS encoding YggS family pyridoxal phosphate-dependent enzyme, which produces MSITERLNDTKDAIARAASDCGRDPATVTLVCVTKTFPAEDVLPLLDAGHRVFGENRVQEAMGKWPALREKFPGVELHLIGPLQSNKTKEAVETFDVIQSVDREKIAQALAEEMAKQGKRPRLFIQVNTGAEPQKAGVLPQDADAFIVACRDKYGLEISGLMCVPPVDEQASPHFALLADIARRNGVPELSMGMSSDYELAIQLGATYVRVGSAIMGTREYPQA; this is translated from the coding sequence ATGAGCATCACCGAACGCCTCAACGACACCAAGGACGCCATCGCGCGCGCCGCCTCGGATTGCGGCCGCGACCCCGCGACCGTCACGCTGGTCTGCGTGACCAAGACCTTCCCGGCCGAGGACGTGCTGCCGCTGCTCGACGCCGGCCACCGCGTCTTCGGCGAGAACCGCGTGCAGGAGGCCATGGGCAAATGGCCGGCGCTACGCGAGAAATTTCCAGGCGTCGAGCTGCATCTCATCGGACCGCTGCAATCCAACAAGACCAAGGAAGCCGTCGAGACCTTCGACGTGATCCAGAGCGTCGACCGCGAGAAGATCGCGCAGGCGCTCGCCGAGGAGATGGCGAAACAGGGCAAGCGCCCGCGTCTTTTCATTCAGGTCAACACCGGCGCCGAGCCCCAGAAGGCGGGCGTCTTGCCGCAGGACGCCGACGCCTTCATCGTCGCCTGCCGCGACAAATATGGGCTCGAGATTTCCGGGCTCATGTGCGTGCCGCCGGTGGACGAGCAGGCCTCGCCGCATTTCGCGCTGCTCGCGGATATCGCCAGGCGCAATGGTGTGCCGGAGCTCTCCATGGGCATGAGCTCGGACTATGAGCTCGCGATCCAGCTCGGCGCCACCTATGTGCGCGTGGGGTCGGCGATCATGGGGACGCGGGAATATCCGCAAGCTTGA
- a CDS encoding alpha-D-glucose phosphate-specific phosphoglucomutase: protein MAKEIATTPYQDQRPGTSGLRKKVPVFQQRHYVENFVQSIFDSLEGFEGQTLVVGGDGRYYNREATQKILKIAAANGFGRAVVGRGGILSTPAVSALIRSLEAFGGIVLSASHNPGGPEGDFGIKYNVANGGPAPEKVTEAIYARTKAIASFKIEEAPDVDIDRIGATQLGAMRVEIVDSVENYAALMQTLFDFDRIRDAFRSGFTIKFDAMSAVTGPYAHAILEGMLGAAPGSVLNGAPLPDFGGHHPDPNLVYAKHLYDLAMSDKAPDLCAASDGDGDRNLILGRSRFVTPSDSLAILAANAHLAPGYKNGIAGIARSMPTSAAADRVAAKLGIHMYETPTGWKFFGNLLDAGLVTICGEESAGTGSNHVREKDGLWAVLLWLDVLAARKQSVDTIVREHWAIYGRNYYSRHDYEEVDSDGANALIKTLRDRLPSLKGKTFGALEVKDADDFAYHDPVDGSDSKNQGLRVMFADGARIVYRLSGTGTAGATLRVYIERYEADPAKQFVETQQALSDLIARSHEIAEIERFTQRKTPSVIT, encoded by the coding sequence ATGGCGAAAGAAATCGCGACTACCCCTTATCAGGATCAACGCCCCGGCACCTCGGGTCTGCGCAAGAAGGTTCCCGTCTTCCAGCAGCGCCATTATGTCGAGAATTTCGTGCAGTCGATCTTCGACAGCCTGGAGGGCTTCGAGGGGCAGACGCTCGTCGTGGGCGGCGACGGCCGCTACTATAATCGCGAGGCGACCCAGAAAATCCTCAAGATCGCCGCCGCCAATGGCTTCGGCCGCGCGGTCGTCGGCCGCGGCGGCATTTTATCGACGCCCGCGGTCTCGGCGCTCATCCGTTCGCTCGAGGCTTTCGGCGGCATTGTCCTTTCGGCGAGCCACAATCCCGGCGGACCCGAGGGCGATTTCGGCATCAAATATAACGTTGCCAATGGCGGCCCCGCGCCCGAAAAGGTGACGGAAGCCATTTACGCCCGCACCAAGGCGATCGCCTCCTTCAAGATCGAGGAGGCGCCGGACGTCGACATCGACAGGATCGGCGCAACGCAACTCGGCGCCATGCGCGTCGAGATCGTCGACAGCGTCGAAAATTACGCCGCGCTGATGCAGACGCTCTTCGATTTCGATCGCATCCGCGACGCTTTCCGCTCGGGCTTCACGATCAAATTCGACGCCATGTCGGCGGTGACCGGCCCTTACGCGCACGCCATTCTCGAAGGCATGCTGGGCGCCGCGCCCGGCAGCGTGCTCAACGGCGCGCCCCTGCCCGATTTCGGCGGCCATCATCCCGACCCCAACCTCGTCTACGCCAAGCATCTCTATGATCTCGCCATGTCCGACAAGGCGCCGGACCTTTGCGCGGCCTCGGACGGCGACGGCGACCGCAATCTCATCCTCGGCCGCTCGCGTTTCGTCACGCCTTCCGACAGCCTCGCCATCCTCGCCGCCAATGCCCATCTCGCGCCCGGCTACAAGAACGGCATTGCCGGCATTGCGCGCTCGATGCCGACGAGCGCCGCCGCCGACCGCGTCGCGGCGAAGCTTGGAATTCACATGTATGAAACGCCGACCGGCTGGAAATTCTTCGGCAATCTCCTCGACGCCGGACTCGTCACCATTTGCGGCGAGGAGAGCGCGGGTACGGGCTCGAACCATGTGCGCGAGAAGGACGGGCTCTGGGCGGTGCTGCTGTGGCTCGACGTTCTCGCCGCGCGCAAGCAGAGCGTCGATACGATCGTGCGCGAACATTGGGCGATCTATGGCCGCAATTATTATTCGCGCCACGACTATGAGGAAGTCGACAGCGACGGCGCCAATGCGCTCATTAAGACGCTGCGCGACCGCCTGCCCTCGCTCAAAGGAAAAACCTTCGGCGCGCTGGAAGTGAAAGACGCCGACGATTTCGCCTATCACGATCCGGTCGATGGATCGGATTCGAAGAACCAGGGACTACGCGTGATGTTCGCCGACGGCGCGCGCATTGTGTATCGCCTCTCGGGCACAGGCACGGCGGGCGCGACTCTGCGCGTCTATATCGAGCGCTACGAGGCCGATCCGGCGAAGCAATTCGTCGAGACGCAGCAAGCGCTGTCCGACCTGATCGCGCGCTCGCACGAGATCGCCGAGATCGAACGCTTCACGCAACGCAAGACTCCGAGCGTGATTACCTGA
- a CDS encoding winged helix-turn-helix domain-containing protein translates to MVLRLLIAASPRLFASLAQQFAALGGHELRPLDESAGNDRADAAVLDGAFCDAPALARGLREAGFAGAIVIIGDKAPDADTALARPFRFADLLAALEPTPLKPQATEASGARLTEKETAILDRLMQARGAAVSKAELLADVWGYGPNVSTRTLETHIHRLRKKVERDPRRPRKLRTEDGGYRIENWDEANFSP, encoded by the coding sequence ATGGTTCTACGCCTGCTCATCGCCGCCAGTCCGCGGCTCTTTGCAAGCCTCGCGCAGCAATTCGCAGCGCTCGGGGGACACGAGTTGCGCCCGCTCGATGAGAGCGCCGGGAATGACAGAGCGGATGCAGCCGTGCTCGACGGCGCGTTTTGCGACGCCCCCGCACTGGCGCGAGGACTGCGTGAGGCAGGCTTTGCCGGCGCAATCGTGATTATCGGGGACAAGGCGCCCGACGCCGACACGGCGCTCGCCCGCCCCTTCCGCTTCGCGGACCTCCTCGCCGCCCTGGAGCCGACGCCATTGAAACCGCAAGCGACGGAAGCGTCTGGCGCGAGGCTTACGGAAAAGGAGACGGCCATTCTCGATCGCCTCATGCAGGCAAGGGGCGCGGCGGTCTCGAAGGCGGAATTGCTGGCCGATGTTTGGGGCTATGGCCCCAACGTCTCGACGCGAACGTTGGAAACCCATATTCATCGTCTGCGAAAGAAAGTGGAACGCGATCCCCGACGCCCGCGAAAATTGCGGACCGAAGACGGCGGCTATCGGATCGAGAATTGGGACGAAGCGAATTTCTCGCCATAA